The Sulfuricella sp. DNA segment TTTTTGTATGGGCTAGTGCTACTCTGCGCCCATGGCAAAAACTTGCTTTGATTGGGATCCCGATAAGGGCGCCGAGAATCAGGGAAAACACGGAGTCTCTTTCTCCCGCGCCCAATACGCCTTTGCGCCTGATCCAACAAGCGCGGGGAAGCCGACAAGACGGTAGCATCGGACGTTTTAGGCGGTCCTAAAAAACCTGAACAGAATGATTTTAAATGATTTTATTCGTCGTGGGCGGGCCATATCGCCTGGTTTGACGCTTTGTAAAGCATCTTTTTGGGTGGCTACTTAATGTTAGAATTTTTCGACAATAACTGATTACATCAAGGCTTCCTCATATGAACGCTGATAATTTCGCACTTCAAAGCTATCTCAACAGAATTGGCTTTCGCTACGAGGCAAAGGCGGATATTGCCACCGTAACTGAAATGATGAGATGCCAGTTGTTCACGGTGCCATTCGAGAATCTTGATGTTCAGGCAGGCAAAGTCGTTTCATTGGTTCCAGAGGAAATCGTTGAAAAAATCCTCTACCGCAATCGTGGCGGGTACTGTTACGAGGTCAACGGTCTCTTTGCCATGGCACTTCAGGCGCTTGGCATCCCTTACCAGTTCGTGGCAGCTCGGCCTATGTTCTATCCGGTCAAAAGACCGAAAACGCATATGGCAATTGTGCTGAGAGTGAATGGCGAGGAATGGTTGTGTGATTTGGGCTTTGGCAGTTATGGCATCAGAGCACCCATGCGGCTGAATTTGATTGATGTTGAAGTAAAACAAGATTTTGATACATTCTTGCTGAGCAAGGCAAATGACCGCGAGTATTTGTTGAAAGCGCTTGTTGACGGCGAATGGGCAAATCAGTATGCGTTCGATCTATCTCCACAAGATTGGATTGATTTTGTGCCAGCCAATTACCTCAATTCAACGCACCCGGATGCGGTTTTTGTGCAAAAGCTACTAATTGTCTTGCACGACCGGACTGGAAGAAAAATTCTCTTCGGCGATATGCTAAAAACTGTAGCAAATGGGAGAGTGGAAAATCAAACCATCGCCCCAGAAGATCGCGCGTCCATCTTGTCCAACAAGTTCGGGCTTATGCTAAATGTCTGAAGTTACGCAACGCACCATAAGTTCAACATGGCGCTCAACCTCGCTCCCTTTGGTCGCTGGACGCTGCGCGATAAAGCCGCGCAGTGCCCCCCCCTGAACTCAGACGTTATGCGTCTCACAATCACTGAACCTATGCGCCTCTTCCTCCTTATTTTGTCGCTTGCTTTTGCCATGCCAGGTTGCACCACGCTTGAGCGCACGGCGCACATGTACAGCAGCGAAGCGCCTCCGCCGCTGACGTTCCAATACAAGAACGGGGGCTCCAGCGTCTATTACGCATTCTCCGTCGGAGATGCGCCACAGCCGGATACCGCAGTCTTTTTCTACGGCGGAACAGGCTGCCCCAGCTGGAAATCCGTCATGCCTGGTTACGTTAGCGGCTTTACGGTCGCCGCCCGTGTTTTCGTTCTCAACAAACGATTTGTGCCTGACCGTTCCACCGGCCTATTTGACTGCGGCCAAGAATTCCATCTCGCAAACAATCCTGATCGGTGGGTAGCCGACTATTCGGAATTCATCGCCGCGCAAATAAGCTCCATTACGCCCAAGCCCAGAAATGTCGTCTTGGTTGGCGTCTCGGAAGGGGCATTGCCCGCAGCCAAAATCGCCGGGCTACTCCCCGCAGTTACCCACCTTGCAATCATCGGCAGCGGCGGTTACCCAATGCGCAAATCGCTCGCCACACTCAAGCAGAGGGGTGCCGTTTGGTTCGATGTCGGCTCTGGCTGGGAGAAGATCGCCGCTGATCCTCGCAGCATCGAAAAGGATTGGTATGGCAACCCCTATCGCTGGTGGTCAGATGTCATGGACATTGAACCCCTCCCTGACTTTCTCAAGTTGAATATTCCCGTCGTTGTCGGCATTGGCGAGCAAGACGAAAGTGTGCCCGTTGAGTCTGCGCGTTTTCTGGCATCGCAATTCAAAAATGCCGGTAAGAGCAACCTCACTATCCACGTCTATCCGGGTGCGGATCACCGCTTGTACGGCAATGGCATTTCTCATCGCAGTGAGTTTTTTGCAGCGTTGAGCCGTCTGCTACAACCGACGCATAACGATTAAGGTTGGGTCGTGATCGCGAAGCGAGCCTCGATCCGAACCGGTTGCCGGACAAGCCCGCGTAGGATGGGTGGGGCATAGCGAAACCCATCAACCAATGACAAACCGGAAACTGGAACCGGTACCAGGCAGCAACACCATGGCGGACTCGGCGCTGGATCCATGGGGAAACGTGATGATGGATTTCGCCGTGCTCCACCCATCCTACGCGAGCTCTCAGCACGGCATGCGCTCGATTTCCGACGCCAGGACGTCGTTCATTTGCGGCTCTTGCCCCTGTTCGGACTATTGGTGTTTTCCTGCGGCTGAGCCTCGCTCCGGCACTGACTCACGTCCTGATGTTGCTGTATTGCCTGGCGCTCACACTCGGCCTGTTTTTGCTTGGCGGACTGCTGCTCGCTGTCGGCCTTGCGCTGACGTTGTTCCTGCTGCTGCGTCTCGACCTGGCGTTGACGCTCAACCTTCTGTTGCTCCGCAGCCTTCTGCTCGGTGTCGGCCTTGCGCTGACGCTGTTCTTGCTGCTGGGTCTCGACCTGGCGTTGACGTTCAACCTTCTGTTGCTCGGCGGCTTTCTGCTCGCTGTCGGCCTTGCGCTGACGTTGTTCCTGCTGCTGCGTCTCGACCTGGCGTTGACGCTCAACCTTCTGTTGCTCCGCGGCCTTCTGCTCGCTGTCGGCCTTGCGCTGACGTTGTTCCTGCTGCTGCGTCTCGACCTGGCGTTGACGTTCAACCTTCTGTTGCTCGGCGGCTTTCTGCTCGCTGTCTGCCTTGCGCTGACGTTGTTCCTGCTGCTGCGTCTCGACCTGGCGTTGACGCTCGGCCTGTTGTTGCTGCTCGGCGGCTTTCTGCTCGCTGTCGGCCTTGCGCTGACGTTGTTCCTGCTGCTGAGTCTCGACCTGGCGTTGACGCTCGGCCTGTTGTTGCTGCTCGGCGGCTTTCTGCTCGCTGTCGGCCTTGCGCTGACGTTGTTCCTGCTGCTGCGTCTCGACCTGGCGTTGACGCTCAACCTTCTGTTGCTCGGCGGCTTTCTGCTCCTGCTGTTGCGCATCGCCCTGACCTTTTGGCTCTTTGTCCCGACCGCGGTCGCCCGGACCAGGACCAAATTCCTTCGCGGGTTCGACTGAGCGATCCAGCGGTTGCAGCTTAGCGGGTGTGCCGGGCTTGTCGCCATCGCGGCGGGATCCTGCTGCCCGAGCATCTACTGCGCCGCGCTGTTCACCGGTCACGCGTACCTTCTGTGCGGTGTCGTCGGCGCGACCCGGTAAGGGTTTGACGGCGCTGGGCTCCGGTGCCCGTCCGGGATTTTTCTGCAACTGCTGTTCACGCGCGGCAAACGGACGCTCGCCGGGCGGTGGCGCATTGCGTACGAAAACCTGGCGCTTGAACGCTTCACGCTCTGGGCGCGCTCCGGCGTCCTTGCCCGTGCCGATCACGCTGCGCACGCTCGGTGCAATCGGAGCGACACGCGTGATCTCGCCGGTCGTGAACGCTTTGCGGTCGAGGCGGATCGCCGCCGGCCGCACCGGCTGCGCATTCACGAACACGCTGCTGGGGACCGCCGTGACGGCGCTTGCAACCGTACGATTGGCATAGCGCGTATGCTCGACATTGATCGTGCCACTGGAGTAGTTTTTATAGACGTTGGTGATGGTCGTGTTGTTGATCACCGTATTGGTCACATTGACCCGTTTGAAATAGTCGCGGCTGGCCTGATAAGACGGCACGTAGACTTCGCGCGGTCCAAGCGGAAACCAGCCGATCGGCGAACCCCCTCCGAGCGAGATCGACACGCTCCAGCCGCTGCCACCGACGAAGGCGACCAACGCGGGTGCGTAGACGGGGCGAACATTGCGCGGCCCTGGAACCCAGCCCCAGCGATTGGATATGTTCACCCAACGACCGTAGTGCGAGGGTGCGAAGCCCCAGGGCGCGTCGTCCACCCAGGTCCAGCCCCACGGTTCCTGCCAAACCCAATGACCGTCCCGGTAGGGCGCCCAATCAGCGTTGACCCGGCTGGGGAACCACACGGTGCCGTAGTTGCGCACCGGGCGCCAGCTACCATACTCATCCAGTTCGGCGTAGCCCACCACGTCGTCGTCGAGGTAGCGCAGAGATGCAGAGCGGTCCAGACGCTGGTCGCGTTCACGACTGTAGCGATCGAAAGCGTCCTCACGCGGCAGACCGTACATCTCGTAATCGCGTAAATCAGAGTCGTAGAAACGCACCGTATCGCCTGCTCGTAGCGGGAAGCTGGAGTTTTCGCCGTAGGCCTCGCCGGCACCTTCCCACACGACGATGGTGGTTACAGCGTTGCGCGGGTTGACGTCGATGCGATAGCGTCCAGCACGGTTGATGGTGAACGCCAGCGTAGGCGTAGCCACCTCAAATATCTGCCCGGGATACATGCGCCGCACGCGCAGGTTAAGCGTGCCCTCCGTCAATTGAAGCTGCGCGATACGATCGCTCAGGTTAAGGATCTCAACGCTGGTATTCGAGTCGAGCCGGATGGCTGCGCTGCCCACTTGAAACTCCGCACGGGCATCGCGATCGGTCCAGAGCCGATCGCCACGGATCAGTGGACGATTGCGCACCACGTCAAGCCACTCGTCCTCGCCCGCCGGCGAATAGCTCACCTCACCCTGGGCATGGCTCAGATGGGCCACACGACCTGGTGGATCAGCATAGGCTGCGCTTGCGGCCGAGGCTGTAAACAGCGAGAACAGCAGCACGCCCGTAAGGGCAAGAAAGCGCAATGGATTCAACATGGTGTGTTCCTTTTAGACCGGAAGGGTAAGTTTTAGGGAAGCGCTGAACAAGTCCAACGCCCCTCTCCCTTGATGGGGGAGGGCTGGCGAGAGGGGGTTAATCAGCACATCCTTAGGTTAATCCCGCTCACGGCGGTCACGACCTTGGCCTCTGCCCCTGTCATCAGCACCGCCTCTTCGCCTGATCTCTCTAGGGTAGTGACTCCTAGGGAGATCCATCCAGGGACCAGATCTCGAATTTGAGTAGCTCCAGCTGTCATTGTTGTAGTAATAGTGATAACCGCCATGATAGTAATACGGCTCTACGCCTAATTCCACAATCAGCGGCAGTGCTGGTGCCACAACCAATCCAGGGCCGTGGCGATCGGGTACCACTACGCACGCGGTGAGCAGAAGCGCCATAAGTGGCGCGAGAATTAACATTCTATACATTTTATTCTCCTGGTTAAGCGCCCTGAATACGATGCTCATCCCCGCTCTTGCTGATGGTTTGATCGCCCCCCTGCCAGAGAACGAACATCGAAAACGCTGGTTGCAAAGCTACACCAAGTGGATGGCCGGAATATTCACCGTCCCCTTCGAGGCGTGCCGGTATTGCGGCTGCGGGAATTGCAGGCAATATCATAAAAATACGCCGAATAACAGGCTCGTTCCGTTCGCCATCGCACATAGCGCAATATTCGATTCCGCACACCCACACCCACGGGGTCAGGGTGCACTTGACATGCCATAAATGGTATGTTGGTAATGCGGCATGTGGGAAATCGAAGAACACCGTCGCGCTGACAAACAGCTTTCTGGCGCTGTCCCTATTGAGGTTCTAAAACGTTACGAGAAATGGAAAGACATCGCCAGAGTCTCGTGGCCACCTGGTTTGCGAGCCATAAAGGGTTTTCACGATGAAGCCCTGTCCGGAGGTTTACCGTTACTCATTGTTCAGCTTTCCGCCATTTTCTTTTCATCTCCAATTGGTTTTGTCTTCGTATTGCTGCTATGGCTACCTGTATTGGTATCGCTCTACTGGCTTATAAAGCGCCTAACATCCCGCGCCAAGGGACGCGCCGAAAGCGGCGCGTCCCTGAGCTAGCACGCTTGTGGCATCCATATCTCCGTATGGCTTTTTGTATGGGCTAGTGCTACTCTGCGCCCATGGCAAAAACTTGCTTTGATTGGGATCCCGATAAGGGCGCCGAGAATCAGGGAAAACACGGAGTCTCTTTCTCCCGCGCCCAATACGCCTTTGCGGACCCGCAGCGCGTGATTGCCAAGGACGAGACTCACAGCCAGACCGAGGAGCGGTTCTATTGCTTTGGCGAAGTTGATGGCGGTGTGCTCACGGTGCGGTTCACTTACCGCGCTTCGGTTATTCGAATCATCGGCGCCGGTTATTGGCGCAAAGGAAAGGCGATCTATGAGCGCGAAAAAAAAGTCTCAGAGTAGGGAAATACCTGCAAAGCAGGCGTTAGCCGGAAATAAAATCAAATACACCGATGAACCTCTTGGCAAGGTTCAGGTGGTTCCCGACTTTCTCCCTTCGCCAGCCGAATTGGCATTTCGCGAAGAAGGCGTGAAAGTAACTCTGGCTCTGAGCAAGAAGAGTATCGAGTTCTTCAAATCGGAGGCTACAAAGCATCACACTCAGTACCAACGCATGATTCGGCGGCTTCTCGACGCTTATGTTGATGGCCAAACCCCAACCCGGCAGCGCGAGAAAACCGCGCAGCGCCGGTGACTTCTACGTTTGGTGCCTTAAGAACATGCGACTCTGGTCTCTTCATCCGAAATACCTTGATCCGCAAGGTCTTGTAGCGCTTTGGCGGGAAGCGCTCCTGGCGAAAGCTGTGCTGCGTGGAGAAACGCGCGGCTACCGCAGCCATCCGCAGCTCGAACGTTTCAAGAACCACGCAACGCCACTCGCTGCCATGTCTCTGTATCTACAAGCCATTTATGCGGAGGCGGTGGCGCGTGGGTATGCTTTTGACAAGAGCAAGATTCAGCTTGCAGCGGAGCCGGCAACGCTGGTGGTTACGTCCGGACAATTGGACTACGAGTGGGCCCACCTGATGAACAAATTGAAAGCACGCAACTCCGTGCTCTATCAGAAATGGCATGAAACGATAACGCCAGAGCCACACCCCATGTTTGAGGTGCGTGCAGGCCAGGTAGAGTCATGGGAGCGTCAATAAGCAAGCAAGCGCCCGCCCTTCGGGCTCAGGCGGCCGCTTATCTCCCCCATTGGGCAGCCACCAGGCGAGGTGTACGTTCATGAATGACTGGACACTTGAATCATTTCTGTTTTGGCTGGCGGTGGCCATTTTCGTGCCCGCCATCATTGTCCATTTCACCCTTGGGCAGAATGGCGGGCACCGTCTGTACGACAATAAAAATCTTTCTAAAGATGAAATCAGAAGCCTGCCCTTTGACATGCTTCGAAGAAGGACAATCCGGGAGATGAAAGGGTCTGCCGCTATTATTGCCGGGCTGGCCGTTGCCTTGGCGCTATATCCACTTGGCTGCCTGCTTGGTTTGCCAATCAACCTATTTGGCATCCCGGACGAGAAATTGATTTTTTACATAGCTGGCACGGTTGCGCTATTGATCATATTTGGCCCGTCCGTTTATCGAAAATGGCGCGACGAATGATGGTGTAACAGCCATTCCCACTGAGCAGTCTCCGGAGAAAGCAATGGAACCCAGAATCAGCCTGATTACGCTTGGCGTAGCCGACCTTGAGAGCGCCACCCGGTTCTACCAGGAGTGCCTGGGCCTGCCACGGCTCAAGACACCCCCATCCATCACTTTCTTCGAGCTTGGGCAAACCTGGCTGGCGCTGTGGCCGCGCGAGAATCTGGCGGCTGATGCGGGGCTCTCGCCGGAAGGGTCGGGGTTCCGGGGCTTTTCCCTGGCGCACAACGTACGCTCCCCGGCGGAAGTTGACGCCCTGCTTGCGCATGTCGCCAACCATGGCGCAAAAGTGGTCAAACCCGGGCAGCCTACCGGCTGGGGCGGCTACTCGGGCTATTTCACCGACCTCGACGGGTTTCTCTGGGAAGTAGCCCACAACCCGGATTTCCCCCATGTATAGCACCCAAAATCCCTAAGCCGGACCCATTCCATGCAGATCTGGGTCGATGCCGACGCCTGCCCCAACGTTATCAAGGAAATCCTGTTCCGCGCCGCGGAACGGGCGCAGGTTTCGCTCACGCTGGTTGCCAACCAGCTGATCCGCACGCCGCCTTCACGCCATATCCGGGCAATCCAGGTGCCGGCCGGTTTCGACGTGGCCGATGATCAGATCGTCCAGCAAATCGAGGCGGGGGATCTGGTCATCACTGCGGACATCCCGCTCGTAGCGGGAGTGATTGCGCGCGGAGGGCACGCGCTGAATCCGCGGGGCGAGTTCTATACCCCGGACAATATCCGCGAGCATCTGAGCATGCGCAATTTCATGGAACAGTTGCGAAACAGCGGGGTGGAAACCGGCGGCCCGGCCAGCTTCAGCCAGAGCGACCGGATGGCATTTGCCAGCCAGCTGGACAAATTCCTGGCGAAGCACGCCACCTAAGCCCGGTCATTGCGAGCACAGCGAAGCAATCCCGCTTTAAATCCAGATTGCTTCGCTGCGCTCGCAATGACATCAGCTGCGGTATTCGGCGTTGATCTTCACGTAGTCGTAGGAAAAATCGCAGGTCCATACCGTGGCGGCGGCGGCACCGCGCCCGAGCTGGACGCGCACGGTGATCTCCGGCGCCTTCATGATGCGCTGGCCGTCCTGTTCCTGGTAGCTTGATGCGCGTCCGCCGTTCTCCGCCACCAGCACGTCGCCCAGGTAGAGCCTGATTTTATCCACGTCCAGATCAGCAATGCCCGCGTAACCAATCGCGGCAAGAATCCGCCCCAGGTTCGGGTCTGAAGCGAAGAAGGCAGTTTTCACCAGCGGCGAATGGGCGATGGCGTAAG contains these protein-coding regions:
- a CDS encoding arylamine N-acetyltransferase, translating into MNADNFALQSYLNRIGFRYEAKADIATVTEMMRCQLFTVPFENLDVQAGKVVSLVPEEIVEKILYRNRGGYCYEVNGLFAMALQALGIPYQFVAARPMFYPVKRPKTHMAIVLRVNGEEWLCDLGFGSYGIRAPMRLNLIDVEVKQDFDTFLLSKANDREYLLKALVDGEWANQYAFDLSPQDWIDFVPANYLNSTHPDAVFVQKLLIVLHDRTGRKILFGDMLKTVANGRVENQTIAPEDRASILSNKFGLMLNV
- a CDS encoding alpha/beta hydrolase; this encodes MALNLAPFGRWTLRDKAAQCPPLNSDVMRLTITEPMRLFLLILSLAFAMPGCTTLERTAHMYSSEAPPPLTFQYKNGGSSVYYAFSVGDAPQPDTAVFFYGGTGCPSWKSVMPGYVSGFTVAARVFVLNKRFVPDRSTGLFDCGQEFHLANNPDRWVADYSEFIAAQISSITPKPRNVVLVGVSEGALPAAKIAGLLPAVTHLAIIGSGGYPMRKSLATLKQRGAVWFDVGSGWEKIAADPRSIEKDWYGNPYRWWSDVMDIEPLPDFLKLNIPVVVGIGEQDESVPVESARFLASQFKNAGKSNLTIHVYPGADHRLYGNGISHRSEFFAALSRLLQPTHND
- a CDS encoding DUF6600 domain-containing protein, which codes for MLNPLRFLALTGVLLFSLFTASAASAAYADPPGRVAHLSHAQGEVSYSPAGEDEWLDVVRNRPLIRGDRLWTDRDARAEFQVGSAAIRLDSNTSVEILNLSDRIAQLQLTEGTLNLRVRRMYPGQIFEVATPTLAFTINRAGRYRIDVNPRNAVTTIVVWEGAGEAYGENSSFPLRAGDTVRFYDSDLRDYEMYGLPREDAFDRYSRERDQRLDRSASLRYLDDDVVGYAELDEYGSWRPVRNYGTVWFPSRVNADWAPYRDGHWVWQEPWGWTWVDDAPWGFAPSHYGRWVNISNRWGWVPGPRNVRPVYAPALVAFVGGSGWSVSISLGGGSPIGWFPLGPREVYVPSYQASRDYFKRVNVTNTVINNTTITNVYKNYSSGTINVEHTRYANRTVASAVTAVPSSVFVNAQPVRPAAIRLDRKAFTTGEITRVAPIAPSVRSVIGTGKDAGARPEREAFKRQVFVRNAPPPGERPFAAREQQLQKNPGRAPEPSAVKPLPGRADDTAQKVRVTGEQRGAVDARAAGSRRDGDKPGTPAKLQPLDRSVEPAKEFGPGPGDRGRDKEPKGQGDAQQQEQKAAEQQKVERQRQVETQQQEQRQRKADSEQKAAEQQQQAERQRQVETQQQEQRQRKADSEQKAAEQQQQAERQRQVETQQQEQRQRKADSEQKAAEQQKVERQRQVETQQQEQRQRKADSEQKAAEQQKVERQRQVETQQQEQRQRKADSEQKAAEQQKVERQRQVETQQQEQRQRKADTEQKAAEQQKVERQRQVETQQQEQRQRKADSEQQSAKQKQAECERQAIQQHQDVSQCRSEAQPQENTNSPNRGKSRK
- a CDS encoding BrnT family toxin; amino-acid sequence: MAKTCFDWDPDKGAENQGKHGVSFSRAQYAFADPQRVIAKDETHSQTEERFYCFGEVDGGVLTVRFTYRASVIRIIGAGYWRKGKAIYEREKKVSE
- a CDS encoding pyrimidine dimer DNA glycosylase/endonuclease V, with translation MRLWSLHPKYLDPQGLVALWREALLAKAVLRGETRGYRSHPQLERFKNHATPLAAMSLYLQAIYAEAVARGYAFDKSKIQLAAEPATLVVTSGQLDYEWAHLMNKLKARNSVLYQKWHETITPEPHPMFEVRAGQVESWERQ
- a CDS encoding VOC family protein, whose product is MEPRISLITLGVADLESATRFYQECLGLPRLKTPPSITFFELGQTWLALWPRENLAADAGLSPEGSGFRGFSLAHNVRSPAEVDALLAHVANHGAKVVKPGQPTGWGGYSGYFTDLDGFLWEVAHNPDFPHV
- a CDS encoding YaiI/YqxD family protein; amino-acid sequence: MQIWVDADACPNVIKEILFRAAERAQVSLTLVANQLIRTPPSRHIRAIQVPAGFDVADDQIVQQIEAGDLVITADIPLVAGVIARGGHALNPRGEFYTPDNIREHLSMRNFMEQLRNSGVETGGPASFSQSDRMAFASQLDKFLAKHAT